ACGAGAAGCAGTCCCAGCTCGGCCGGGTTCAGGACTTCCAGTCCCGGCACCAGGACGAGGCGCACGCCGCGCTCGCCGCGCTCAAGGAGGCGGCCGTCAGCGGCGAGAACGCCTTCGCCGTCCTGATGGACGCCGCCCGGGTCTGCTCACTGCAGCAGATCACCGAGGCGTTCTTCGAGGTCGGGGGTCAGTACCGGCGCAACGTCTGACGCGGCGACGGCAGTTGGTCGTACGGCCGTGGGGTGGCAGGTCGCCCCACGGCCGTACGGCGTCGTCGGGTGAGTTCGGGGCGACGCCCGCCGAGGGCCACCCTGTCACCGACGCGCCGCCTCCTTCAACGCCTCGATCAACGCGCGCAACGCGGGCTGCGGCAACCCGACTTGGCGTACCGCCGCGTGGATCGCCCTGACCGGCTCGGGGTGGCGGACCCTGCTGATCACGACATCCGGGTGCGGATTGGTCAGACCCAGGCGGGGAATCAGGCCCACTCCCAGCCCGGCCGCGACGAAGCCCTGCGTCGTCGCGTAGTCCTCGCTCGCGGCGACGAAGTGGGGAGTGAACCCCGCGGCGGCACAGGCGTCGACCACGGGCTGGAGGCAGGGGCCCGGCGCTTCGCTGCCGACCCAGGGTTCGTCGGCGAGTTCGGCGAGGTCGAGTTCACGCTGCGCGGCGAGCCGGTGGCCCGCGGGAAGCACGGCGTAGTACGGGTCGTCGAGCAGATGCAGCAGACGCACGCTCGGGGCGTGGGTGCCGTCCGCTCCGATGACCAGCGTCAGATCCGCCGTGTCCTGCTCGGCCCCGGCCTGTGGGCCCAAGGGGTCGTACAGCGCGAGATCGATGTGCACACCCTGGTGTTGTTCGCGGAAACGGGCGAGCGCCGGAGCGACCAGGGTGGGGCCCACGGAAGGGAAGTAGCGGACCGTCAGGCGACCCGCGTGTCCGTCCCGGAGGTCGGCCAACTCCGCCTCCGCCTCCGCCAGGTTCCGACCGATGACGGCCGCGTGCCTGGTGAGCAGGCGCCCTGCCTCCGTCGGCCGTACTCCCCGGCCGACCCGTTCGAGCAGGGCGATCCCGGCCTCCTTCTCCAGTGCCGCCACCTGCTGGCTGACAGCGGAGGGTGTGTAGCCGAGGTTCGATGCCGCCGCGGTCACCGACCCGCTGGTCACCACGGCCCGCAGGATCTGCATACGCCTCACGTCAAGCATGGAGAGGAGCTAAGCATGTAGCAGCACTTAACGGAAGTGTAGAACTCTTCGCTTGTCCTTCCTTGTCGCCAAGGGCATCATTCACGGCAACGGCTCGGCGAGGACCGAAGGAGAACAAGAGTGAACGGTGCCCTCGTGAGAACACCGGCGTGGGTACGGGTGGTCGTGCTCGCTCTGCTGTGGGGATCGACCTACCTCTGGATCGAACTGGCCCTTGACGCCCTCTCCCCCGTCCAAGTCACCTTGGTCCGCTGCGTGTTGGGGGCGGCCACGCTGACCGTGGTAC
This is a stretch of genomic DNA from Streptomyces sp. NA04227. It encodes these proteins:
- a CDS encoding LysR family transcriptional regulator, whose protein sequence is MLDVRRMQILRAVVTSGSVTAAASNLGYTPSAVSQQVAALEKEAGIALLERVGRGVRPTEAGRLLTRHAAVIGRNLAEAEAELADLRDGHAGRLTVRYFPSVGPTLVAPALARFREQHQGVHIDLALYDPLGPQAGAEQDTADLTLVIGADGTHAPSVRLLHLLDDPYYAVLPAGHRLAAQRELDLAELADEPWVGSEAPGPCLQPVVDACAAAGFTPHFVAASEDYATTQGFVAAGLGVGLIPRLGLTNPHPDVVISRVRHPEPVRAIHAAVRQVGLPQPALRALIEALKEAARR